A part of Pseudochaenichthys georgianus chromosome 23, fPseGeo1.2, whole genome shotgun sequence genomic DNA contains:
- the avpr2l gene encoding arginine vasopressin receptor 2, like: MGLGSNSSEKPPADGGEVYTRVALIRAGVLGLVFVIATYGNLFFLSTLWKKRKRNTRTQLFLLHLCLADLVVAFFQVLPQFLMEITHRFQGTDFLCRAVKYLQVVGMFASSYMIVAMTIDRYHAVCKPMVSFIKSSFRRYLSIGAVWLISLALSSPQISIFSLQEVEENQFDCWATFIEPWGNMIYITWITGAVFALPAAIVLYCQIRICTTIYFNMKRKALQAGRAGTRGVSNAMLKTVKMTFVIIMTYTVCWSPFFFVQLWSAWIPSSAPTQGPVFAIIMLLASLNSCTNPWIYVYYS; this comes from the exons ATGGGTTTGGGCAGCAACAGCTCAGAAAAGCCCCCCGCTGATGGCGGAGAGGTGTATACGCGTGTTGCGCTCATCAGAGCCGGAGTATTGGGTTTGGTTTTTGTGATTGCAACTTATGGAAACCTTTTCTTCTTGAGCACACTTTGGAAGAAGCGgaagagaaacacaaggacccAGCTGTTCCTTTTACACCTGTGCTTGGCGGATCTGGTGGTAGCTTTTTTCCAGGTCCTACCTCAGTTTCTCATGGAAATTACGCACAGGTTCCAAGGCACGGACTTCCTGTGCCGGGCTGTGAAATACCTGCAGGTGGTCGGGATGTTTGCCTCCTCGTACATGATAGTGGCCATGACTATAGACCGGTACCACGCGGTCTGTAAGCCCATGGTTTCCTTCATTAAGAGCTCGTTTAGGAGATACCTCTCCATAGGCGCAGTGTGGCTCATCTCTCTCGCCCTCAGCTCTCCTCAGATCTCCATTTTCTCTCTccaggaggtggaggagaacCAGTTCGACTGCTGGGCTACATTTATAGAACCGTGGGGGAACATGATCTACATCACCTGGATAACTGGGGCAGTGTTCGCCCTGCCTGCAGCCATTGTGCTCTATTGCCAAATAAGAATATGCACCACCATCTACTTCAACATGAAGAGAAAGGCTCTGCAGGCAGGGCGCGCGGGCACGAGAGGGGTGTCCAACGCCATGCTGAAGACTGTGAAAATGACTTTTGTTATTATAATGACATACACAGTGTGTTGGAGCCCTTTCTTTTTCGTCCAGTTATGGTCTGCATGGATCCCCAGCAGTGCGCCAACTCAAG GTCCAGTGTTCgccatcatcatgctgctggcCAGCCTCAACAGCTGCACCAACCCCTGGATATACGTCTACTACAGCTAA